The genome window CAGGCCAGGATTATGACGGCAATGGCGTCAAAGAAGGCATCCAAACCGAGATCAAAGGTTTGATGGCGGCGACGGCGGCCAAATTACAAGAACGCTATCCAGACGTAACCCTCAATGACGATTTATCGCTGAACGTTCCGTCTGCGGTATTCGCGCTGTTGACTTTTGATGAAAAGGCGGTCATTCACAACTACCGCTTGATGCACAACGACGGCAGTTACGGCGTTCACAATGCGCGTTTCACCGTTGAAGTCTTACAGAAATCATATAGCGCTTTGGTGGAGACTGGCTTCGCGTCTGATTTCCCCACGGCGTTTACTGTTGGTTCAGTGAACGTTATAGACTGGCCATCATACTAATTTGTTCAACCTAAGGAGTATGCATCATGAAGAAAATTATCTTGCTCGCATGTTGTTTGACCGCCATTGGACTGATGCTTCTTCCGTCGCAAGTCACCGTTAGCGACGAAGAAGAAATTGAATTCGTCGGCGCGGCGAAATGTAAAATGTGCCACAATCGCGCCAGCAGCGGCAAATTTCACGACGACTGGTCAGAAAACAAACACGCAAAAGCCTTTGATTTGTTAAAAGGCGATGAACAAAAGAACCCAGAATGTCTCGCCTGCCACACCACCGGCTATGGAAAGCCCGGCGGATTTGTGAGCCTGGAAGAAACCCCCAAATTAGCAGGCGTTCAATGTG of Candidatus Hinthialibacter antarcticus contains these proteins:
- a CDS encoding cytochrome c family protein, with the protein product MKKIILLACCLTAIGLMLLPSQVTVSDEEEIEFVGAAKCKMCHNRASSGKFHDDWSENKHAKAFDLLKGDEQKNPECLACHTTGYGKPGGFVSLEETPKLAGVQCEMCHGPGGKHYKSKKDNVIAHAWEPEAKTCEKCHNDKSPDWDPERYEKDGKKGGFIYDVAVKKSNHNAVFEALGKKPTKTGDL